The DNA segment GGGAAGAAAAACAGATAAAAATAGATTGGCAATTTTCCATAGAGTCTGCAAGAAGCAAATTGAACAGGCATTATGAGAAGGTCAATGCAGACAATCAGAAATATAACAAAACTTAAAAAACGGTGTATTAAAGTTTAATATCTATTTATCAGATTTGAAGTCCGCTTATGCGGAACTTGTCAAGCTCAACCCGCAGCCTCTCGCTGCGTAACATCAGTTATTTATAAGGAACCTGTTGCGTAATAAGGAAAAAACCGATGCTTGTTTACGAGCTTAAAAACGCGCCAGAAGGTCTGTAAAGAGCAACGGAAGCCATTTTAAGAAATTTTTGTAGAAGGCTCTTAAAACTTATTACGCAACAGATTTAAGGAAGGTGAAGTGTGGGGTGTCCTCTTTGTGGCAACGAGAAGTCTCGTCCATCCTGGGTTGGGAAAGTTTTATATCGAAATCAGGAATTTCCATTTGTTGAATGTATACACTGCAAATCCTCTTATTGTAATCCAATGCCTGATGAAGTAACTCTTTATCACATGTACAGCCCTGAATATATAAATAATTTTTACTCCGCACACACACAACTACCTACCGAAGATCAACAAAAAATTCTACATTGGCTAGAAACCCAAAAGCCCGGAACCTTCGTTGATTATGGGTGCGGGAAAGGCGCCTTACTCGCAGAGGTGGATAAAAGGGAATGGCAGGCTATAGGTGTTGAATTTGACGAGCAAGTTGCAAAAGAGACCTCTGAGAGAATCCACCTGCCAGTATTTCCACTATCGTCCACAGCACAATTGCAAGGAGTTGCAGATGTACTCCATATTGGAGACGTAATCGAACACCTAACTCGAATTGAGGATGATATCCCAAGAATATTGAAGATGATTAAACCTGGTGGCTATCTGGTTGCTCAGGGACCACTTGAAGGAAATGCCAATCTCTATTTTCATGTGATTAAACTGACCAGGACAATCAAGAAATCGACGTTTATAGAAATGCCACCTTATCACGTTTTACTCGCCACCCTTAAAGGGCAGAGATTATTATTTCAAAGATTTGGTCTTACAGAAATAAACCTTTCCCTCAGTGAAATTGATTGGCCCGCACCAGGCACCGTTTCCCTCAGTACGTTTAAAGATTTGCGTGCGATGGCACTTTTTCTTTTGCGGCAAGGGTCTAAACTATTTTCTTCATTAATGCCAAAAAATTCGGGTAATCGTTATTTTTATATCGGGCAATGGAACGGGTAATCACGATTACTTTCCTCCTCGAATAAGTTTTATGTTAAAGCTCATTAAAAGACTCCGTGCTTTTGGGGCGGTAGCGCCGGAGCCATTTTTGGTTACTTCACGAACTCAAAAAAGAATCGCGTCATTAGTGACGAGCATTGATGAAAAGGGCATCGCTTTGAATGTTGGTGCCGGAGCGACTCGCATCAGCACCAACATTATCAATGTTGATATTTATGATTCAGGCGAAACCGATGTATTAGCCTCTGCGCTTGCCCTTCCATTTGCAGATAACTTCGTAGATTTGGTGATTCTCCAGGGCGTATTGGAACACGTTGAAGATGCTCAGCAGACGATAACCGAATGTTACCGTGTTTTGAAGCCCGGCGGGCTTTTTTACACAGAGATGCCTTTCCTGCAACCTTATCACGAATGCCCGATTGATATGATGCGACGCACCCGTCCAGGGCTTGCGCACCTTTGCCTGCCATTGAAAGAGGTTGAGACCGGCATTCATATTGGACCTGCCTCAACGATCACCTGGATTTTAAGAGAGACCTTGGCAGGAGCAATATCCAGGGGAAAATACAATGTTCACAGATATGCCTCGACCTTAATTGGATGGTGCGTCTTTCCAATCAAATACGCAGATTACTTTCTCGAAAAAATTCCGTCGCTGCATACTGTAGCCAGTTCCTGTTATTACCTGGGGCGTAAAGGTTAATTTCAAGTACCCCTCAAGATTCGATAGGATAAATTGATGTCTGAGCACACTTTCGTGAAAGATTTGGTTTCTATTATCATTCCAACCTATAACCGCCGAAATTGGATTGGTGAATGTTTAAACGCTGTCAAAGCGCAAACCTATCCGTATCTTGAAACCATCATCGTGGATGATGGCTCAAGCGATGGAACGGTTGAATGGTTGCGCGCCGAGCCGCGCTATCAATTTGCAAAAATTCATGAACAGAAAAACAGTGGCGCGTCCGCGGCGCGTAACACTGGTGTGAAATTGTCTACTGGGGAATTCATCACCTACATAGACAGCGATGATGTTTTAGAGCCACATCATATACAAACTGCCGTTGAAACCTTTCGCAAATATCCCAAACTCGGTCTGTTCTGCTGTGACGCCTTGATGATAGATGCAGAAAGTCGAATTATGAACGAAGGGCGCACCTGGCACGAAATGAACAGCGTGGTGAAAAATTACCCTGTCAAGAGCGGGCTGAGATGTCTGGAGGATATTTTTCTGTTTTCAAATTGTTTTCCGGGATTTACGCTGCGCCGTGAAGTGTTCGATAAAGTCGGTTATCTCGATCAATCCATCTTTCCATTAGATGATTATGATTTTGCCTTGCGTGTGGCTGGCAGCGGATATGAAGTCTATTACTGCCATCAGGCGCTTGCCCGTTATCGCAATCATGGCGGCAACAGTTCTGGCGCAGCCAATGGTATCAAGGTCGCTGAAGAGAAGTTGAGATGTTTGCAGATTGCCTTAACGCGCAACCCGGAGTTGAAAAATCTTGGTGAAGCGGCAAAACACCGGATAGCCGAAGTGCAAACCGAACTGGCAGTCAGTTGCTTTTATGCAGGCAAGATGACTGCTGCAGGACGCGCAGTGGTGCAGGCGATTTCTAACGATATTCACCAATTAACCCAGGTTGCCAAACTTGGGAAAAACTGGCTGGCAAAGCGGGTATCTGCATTATCTTAAATATTGCATATGCGAATTTGTTATCTAGCTGACGGAAGATATATCCATTCTTACAGATGGCTGCGTTTTTTTCATGAACAAGGGCACGAAATGCATTTCATTTCATTCAGCCCTTTGGAACCACAGCATATTCGCGCGATTCAAGAAGCGGGTGGGATTTATCAAGGCGAATTGGGGCGCTTCCATATCAAGCGATTCTGGATAACCATTCAAAATTGGCGTTGGTTACGACAATTTTTACGCCGTGAAAAAATAGATATTTTACATACACATTTTCTCAGTTTTCATGCCTGGTATGCAGCCTTAAGCAATTTTCATCCGTTTTTTCTGACGGTGATGGGCGGAGATGTTTGCGGCGCTGACTGGGAACCAGAAGGTCGCCTTGCCAGGTTTTTCAGCCCGTTGGCTCTGCAAAAAGCCGATTTCATTACCTGCTGGTCGCATAATCTTGTACACGTCGTCCGGCAGTTCTGTTTGCCGGAAACGCCCGTCGAGGTCGTGCATGGCGGGGTTGATCTCAATAAATTTTATTGCGGGAATAAACCGCAATATTTATTAGAGCGTTTACAAATTCCTCCGAATGCAAAAATCGTTTTCAGCCCGCGATTGATGCGCCCCCTCTACAACATCGATTTCATTGCCTCGGCAATTCAGTCAGTTTGTAAGGAAAACCCGCAGGTCTATTTTTTATTTGCGGTGGTGGCGACTGCAAAAGATGAGCAGTATGAAAAGAGAGTTCGTGAGATTGTGAAAAACAGCGGCGCGGAAGATCGAGTGCGGTTTGTAGAAACCATCCCCCATGAAGAGATGCCGGACTATTACAGATTGGCAGATATTACGATTTCGGTTCCTGTAACAGATGGCACACCCATGTCCGTCCTTGAATCAATGGCATCCGGTACTCCAGTAATTGTGAGCGATATTCCCGATTATGACAGCCGTTATATAGAGAACGGGAAAACCGTATTAGCAGTTAAAATCGGAAACGTCGCGGCTTTACACACGGCTTTACTTGAACTCTTAGCTCATTCTGAGTTTGCAAAGTCATTGGTATCATCCGCATATGAAACAATAAAAACCGATGGGAGTTTTCAATCTCAAATGGCAAGGATGGAAGAGTATTATAATTCCTATCACGGAAATCAGGCGGTTTCTTTGTCAGTTCGATGAGAAATTCTCACGGAACTTCCATTAAAAATCTTCTCAGAAAGAGGAGATACACTCAGCCCTTCAACTATCTGGCGACCTCTTTAATTAAATCCATGTGTAAATTACTAAATTTACCTGCCGGTTGGGTGGATGTTGCATTTACCCAGAGTTGGGCTTGTCCGTTCACAACTTCCCAATAATCGGGCTATGCGACTTTGGTCAAGAGGAGAAGGGATTACTAATCAGGTATTTTGGAAGGAATGGTATGGGTATGAACCGGAGGTTTCATCGGTTTTTTATGAGATTGCGAAAACGTCTTCGGTTATCATAGATGTCAGAGCACATAAAGGCTACGAATTGTGAGAAACGAAACCAAGATTTTGAAAGTCATTCATGTGATTGAATCGCTGGGTTCCGGCGGCGCGGAGCGGTTGCTTTATACGAACTTAAAAAATCTTGATCCTGAAAAATTTCAAAATACTGTCATTATGGTCTATCCTCGCGGAACTCACTGGCTTGAACCCATTCAGCAACTCGGCGTAACTACCTATTGCCTCGATTGTAATTCTTACCGGAATTTACCTGCAGGCATCAAACGATTGCAAGCGTTGCTGCGTCAGGAAAAGCCCGATCTCATACACACACACTTGTGGGCAGCTAATGTCATCGGCCGTCTAGCCGCAAGACGTCTGGGAATTCCGGTGATCAGCTCGATTCACAACCCCGATTATGACGCGGAAGCCTGGGACACGGGTTCGACGGTTAGTCGTTTCAAGAGAGGCTTTTTTCGCGCCATAGACAGCTGGACGGCGCGTAGGGCTTGCAATCGTATGATTGCCGTGAGTGAGTATGTCAAAGCGCGCGCCAACCTGCATTTGTCATTTCCAACTGAACGCATAGACCTGCTTTATAACCCCATAGATATTGCGAAATTTCAAGCCCCGCCAACTCGCAAACGTGAAGATTTATTAAACGAATGTGGCATTCCTAAAGAGAGTATATTGCTGCTGAACATCAGCCGCATTTCCCGGCAAAAAGGTTTGCTTTATGCGATTCGCGCCCTGCCGAAAATTAGAGAGCAATTTCCCACTGCCCATTTGGTTTCAATAGGCGCTCAAAACGACAGCGGCTATCTTGGTTTGATCAAACAGGAAAGTATCGCTTGGGGAGTATCAGATGCTGTTCATTTACTAGGTGTGCGTAGCGATGTAAGCGATTGGCTGCACTATTGCGACCTGTTTGTCTTTCCCTCACTGTACGAAGGATTGGGTATTGCTTTGATTGAAGCGATGGCGGTCGGTTGTGTTTGCGTGGCAAGCCAGATGCCTCCTATCCCCGAAATCATCGAGCATCAGGTTGATGGCTGGCTGGTGCCGCCCAAAGATGCTCAGGCAATTGCCGATGCGGTTTGTCTGTTGTTGTCTGACCCTGTGCGCAGACAGACACTAAAAGAAGCGGCGGTTAAATCGGTCAGTCATCGGTTTCATCCGGTGCCTGCGGCTGAAACCCTCGCCCGGATTTATGAACAGGTCATAAACCAAACTCAGGCGAAAAACGATGACCCGAGAGTTGAAGCAGTCGCGATGAATCATCAAAAGTAAATGAGTTTAATCTGCATTAGACAATGTCAACCAATGTGGCAATCAATGAAACCGAACAACCCGCAGTAATGAAAGAGCAAAGGCTTTTTCATTACTGGGGCAAATTAACCGAGCGTCATCCGACAATCGCTGCCTTTGGGCGCGTTCTGAGCGCATCCATCACCGCGAAAATTTTTACTGTCGCCAGGGGATTGATCATTGCGAAATTGGTTGCCCCCGAAGTCTTTGGGATTTCGGGAACCATAGCCATTATTCTTGCCTATGCGCAATATGCCGATTTGGGAACCTCAAACGCCGCATCCCGCGAAATAACCGAAGCCTTAGGGAAAGGCGAACCTCAAGATGCGAAGCGCGCGGCAAGCTGGTTGAGCGGGTTGAAATTAATCAGTATTGCGGCGGTCACTTTAGTCGTACTGGCAATCTCTCGCTTACCTCATTTAGAGCCTTCGATGCGGCTCAGCCTGACGGTTTTTCCTGCCATCGCCTTTCCTTCAATCATCTTGAACATCGTTTTAACCCAGTGGTACGCGCAGTCACGCACCAAAGAATTCAGTCGGGCGACGACGATTGCTGCCGCTACGGATTTTGCTTTAGGCGTAACGCTCACCTGGATATGGGGATTAACTGGGCTGCTCACCGCCTCTGCGCTTGCGCCTGCTGCTACTTTTGTGTGGAGTTTAACCAACGGCAACATCACGTTTCCCGCGCTTCCTCCCATCAAAGTGATAAAACGCTACCTGATTATCGGGCTACCGTTTATTGCATTGGCGCTGATAGATCATAATTTGATTTATATTGACCAGTTGATTGTCTTGCGTTATTTCAGCGTGCGGGAAGTCGGGCTTTACAACATCGCATTGATGGCGACGGAAGTGGTGCGAATGATCAGCATTGCCACCGGCGTTGTCGTCGGTCCACGTTTAATCCGCGAATACGCGCAATCCGGCGGAAATATCGAGTCAATAAGAGAGATAACTTTCAAGCCCATCAGATTGCATGCGCTCATCGTTCCATTTGCCATTGCTGGACTTTGGATAATCGGAGGATTTTTGATTACACGCTTTTATCCCAAGTATATTGAAAGTCTCCGTCCTATGCATATACTCCTACTCGCTTTTTACTTTCTAGTGGTAAATGCAGGAGTGACAACCTTTCT comes from the Acidobacteriota bacterium genome and includes:
- a CDS encoding methyltransferase domain-containing protein, translated to MPDEVTLYHMYSPEYINNFYSAHTQLPTEDQQKILHWLETQKPGTFVDYGCGKGALLAEVDKREWQAIGVEFDEQVAKETSERIHLPVFPLSSTAQLQGVADVLHIGDVIEHLTRIEDDIPRILKMIKPGGYLVAQGPLEGNANLYFHVIKLTRTIKKSTFIEMPPYHVLLATLKGQRLLFQRFGLTEINLSLSEIDWPAPGTVSLSTFKDLRAMALFLLRQGSKLFSSLMPKNSGNRYFYIGQWNG
- a CDS encoding glycosyltransferase, translating into MSEHTFVKDLVSIIIPTYNRRNWIGECLNAVKAQTYPYLETIIVDDGSSDGTVEWLRAEPRYQFAKIHEQKNSGASAARNTGVKLSTGEFITYIDSDDVLEPHHIQTAVETFRKYPKLGLFCCDALMIDAESRIMNEGRTWHEMNSVVKNYPVKSGLRCLEDIFLFSNCFPGFTLRREVFDKVGYLDQSIFPLDDYDFALRVAGSGYEVYYCHQALARYRNHGGNSSGAANGIKVAEEKLRCLQIALTRNPELKNLGEAAKHRIAEVQTELAVSCFYAGKMTAAGRAVVQAISNDIHQLTQVAKLGKNWLAKRVSALS
- a CDS encoding glycosyltransferase family 4 protein → MRNETKILKVIHVIESLGSGGAERLLYTNLKNLDPEKFQNTVIMVYPRGTHWLEPIQQLGVTTYCLDCNSYRNLPAGIKRLQALLRQEKPDLIHTHLWAANVIGRLAARRLGIPVISSIHNPDYDAEAWDTGSTVSRFKRGFFRAIDSWTARRACNRMIAVSEYVKARANLHLSFPTERIDLLYNPIDIAKFQAPPTRKREDLLNECGIPKESILLLNISRISRQKGLLYAIRALPKIREQFPTAHLVSIGAQNDSGYLGLIKQESIAWGVSDAVHLLGVRSDVSDWLHYCDLFVFPSLYEGLGIALIEAMAVGCVCVASQMPPIPEIIEHQVDGWLVPPKDAQAIADAVCLLLSDPVRRQTLKEAAVKSVSHRFHPVPAAETLARIYEQVINQTQAKNDDPRVEAVAMNHQK
- a CDS encoding class I SAM-dependent methyltransferase, giving the protein MVTSRTQKRIASLVTSIDEKGIALNVGAGATRISTNIINVDIYDSGETDVLASALALPFADNFVDLVILQGVLEHVEDAQQTITECYRVLKPGGLFYTEMPFLQPYHECPIDMMRRTRPGLAHLCLPLKEVETGIHIGPASTITWILRETLAGAISRGKYNVHRYASTLIGWCVFPIKYADYFLEKIPSLHTVASSCYYLGRKG
- a CDS encoding glycosyltransferase family 4 protein, encoding MRICYLADGRYIHSYRWLRFFHEQGHEMHFISFSPLEPQHIRAIQEAGGIYQGELGRFHIKRFWITIQNWRWLRQFLRREKIDILHTHFLSFHAWYAALSNFHPFFLTVMGGDVCGADWEPEGRLARFFSPLALQKADFITCWSHNLVHVVRQFCLPETPVEVVHGGVDLNKFYCGNKPQYLLERLQIPPNAKIVFSPRLMRPLYNIDFIASAIQSVCKENPQVYFLFAVVATAKDEQYEKRVREIVKNSGAEDRVRFVETIPHEEMPDYYRLADITISVPVTDGTPMSVLESMASGTPVIVSDIPDYDSRYIENGKTVLAVKIGNVAALHTALLELLAHSEFAKSLVSSAYETIKTDGSFQSQMARMEEYYNSYHGNQAVSLSVR